The sequence below is a genomic window from Sparus aurata chromosome 6, fSpaAur1.1, whole genome shotgun sequence.
TTAACTCAACAAAAGGTAGCAAAAAAGTGGAAACTGTCCATCTAATATCTTTAAGTGTTGTGGCCCAAAAAGCCGTAGGGATTCGGTTTACAATGATATAAACTGAGAAAAGGAATAAAACCTATTGATTACTGATTTTCTGTTCCTATGGGGCCAACCTTGAGGAATACCTTCCACTTTTACCCCACTGGTGGTAAGGATCTAATAATGGCAATAGCATTGGTCTTGCGTGACTGCTGCTGTTGACATGCTGTTTGATTCCTTGTAACTCCTTTAGATTGTGAAGTTAACAACAATACATTTGCACCACTGATAAGAAGAGAAACATTTGAACAAATATTCCCAAAGACAATATTTCCCAATTCCCATGCAACTCTAAGAAGGATACAATACTTTGGGCCAGTTAGCTTGAATGTTTTGCGCCTGCAGGCAAGGAAATACCTCGGGTGGCCAGTATTCATCAATACAAACCGAAACACTCAGGGCCGAAATACAAACGATGTTGTGctgatgtggtgttttttttttttttacaccactcTCGTTGAATCAGCCACTTCTAATCGAGAACAtgtctgattttaaaaagttaaaaatggcATTGGAGAAGAGGCAGAGGTGAAAATTAGGGAGAAGCTGCAATAGatgggtgaaatcatggataCTACAGCAACGGTCTCAATGGGCAATCCCTTTTTTTGCGATTCGTTTCACATGCACTGATTCACTTTGCTGAACAACCAATCAGTGTGATTGACCAACGGTGTGAGATGCACCGGAAAGACTGGGGCCAAAGATGCTCACTGACGGTCCGTATACTGTGGCTTTGCACTTGCTTTCAATTTGATGCAACTGTGTTTGACAGTTGGACACAGGAGGACATTTCAAAAATGCGGCACTCTCTTCAACGAGAGGAATTGTCAACCATCTTGCAACCAAAAGATGAATTCGATCTTTTCAGCGTGTCCTTTCATGTCTCATGTATAAAGATGATGAATGATATATTTGGAGGTTTCCTTCCCCCGAGACTCCTTGAACTACCAGgtgaattttttcttattttttctgtttgtaaGAGGATCTCAGGGCGTTGTTTCCCCTGTCCCGATGGTCCTGGTTGCCATGGTAGCCAACAAGGCTTACATAAAGGCTGTAAAGGTGTGAAACCGTTGCTGAACTGAGAGAAGGTCACAGTTGCTTCCACTCGTCGGCTCAAAGTAACGAGCCAGCTGGGGTTGTCCTCGGTGGATGTGGAGCTTTACTCTGTCTTTATAATTATGTTGTTACTGTCTGCTGGTCTGGCTATGTAAGGTGTCTGATTACAACGCAGCTGACGGTAAACTGGCTTCTCCCCTGGGCATTAATCAAGCTCATAAAAATCTCCAGCCTGCGGCAGCTCACATTCATGTTCACTTTTTATGTTCAGGTGACTCTTATTGTTGACATCTTGCAGTGGGCTCAGCTGGAGAACAGGCTTCAGTTTCTGGATTTAATGAGTAGTAGAAAGGTCAGAGTTCAGAAGGTCGCAGCGCCCAGAACCAGCAGATATGATTGTGATGGTAGAGAGATGTCTCtcttcatctttttgttttgtttcatgcaCACAGTGTTTTATGAAACACTATCAAACTGGGTTACAGAATTCAAATAGCTTGTTTAAAGATGCGAAACACATCTGGTTTCTGGTTGCTTTTTTGTTACCCAATTATGTAAAAATATTATGTTAAATATGCAACTGCTGTAAATTTAACTGCAGGAATCAGTGAAACTCCCTCTTTTCTGTAATGGCAGTGTCACCGATGACAATCAAGGATAAACATCTATAAATCTGCTAAGAAATCACTTTTAAAAGCACTCCTGAGACGCTCCGGTGGCCTCAGGGTTAATGCACTGACTGAGGACTTTTCTCTCATAGGgtatctctctctccttctcattTCCTGTCCATTTGATTATCTTATAAAGACataaaatgtcccaaaaaataaaaaagggaaaataagtcatttatcatcatcGACACATCAGACCAACTTGACCTTTGTCTGGATCACCACCCACATGTGTCGCCTCCAGTTCTTTTAAAGATCAGTCACAGCAAAGCAAATGGGtacaaaaaaagatgaaacaatACGAAGTAGCAAAATACCAAGTGTGCGTAAAAGGTGTTGAATtaagataaaacataaaacagttgGTCTTTGTAATTCTGTTTAACAGAatggttttttgttttcctggcAGGACTAAAAACATGGCTGACGCGGCACGAGGTCCCGTGATTGGCCGGCCATTGGCATTCGCCAATGAAGAGCGGAGGGCGGTTCATTCCTGGTCCCGGATCTCGTCAGCGGGGCACAACGTCCTCCTGGATGCTCTGAAGATCCTCAGCCCGATGTCCCATGACCTGTCGAGCTGCGAGGATCTGGTCAACTTCCTGCAGGACCTAAGCGAAGAGGGACACAAGCCCACCGTGCTGCGCAGCAAGGATGTTTACAACTACCGATCCTGCACCACCCAACCCATGACTGAAGACATGCTGAGGCCACCCAACAGGAATGTCAGACCCACTGCCAAGAGGAGGGGGAAGAAGCCCCTGACTAAGAAGAGGGAGGTGCACCCGTCCTGGAACACCTCTGAGAAGAGCAGTCCAAGGATTCAAGGCGTCCGCCCTCCGGAGCTAATGGACCATCATGCCCTCATCTGCAGCAGGACACCTGGTCGAACTGTAGAGATGTCACAGGTGCTGCAGTTGCGGCCGTGCCTCAAACTGACCAGCATTAAAGGCCTGTCTGGCTACCACACTGCCAGACTTCAGATCCAAACTTCCTGGGACTCGTCCTCGGAGGCGCCCTCTGTTGCCATTTCACAGCAACAGCACCCTCCAATGCTTTCAGGAATACCTTTGCAGCCTTCTCAGAATGGTGGTGGGGCGCCCACCAAAGCTGTGGCCTTGTTCAGCCAGAAGAGCCTGTCTTGTCCCCTCCGATTGGACGGTGCCCTAATCGGAGATTCTGCTCCAGTCTTTTATGCTAATGGCAGGGCATTCCCAGAGACTCACACAGAGCTGACCAGTAACGGCTGGAGGAGCAACGGCCTCCACCGGGACAGTCGGGGCCCCAAGGAACTGACACGGCAGAGAAATGGCTGGAAGGACAAGAACAGTTTTAGATGGAAAGTGATAAAGGTGGATGACTCTCGCTCGGTGGCTGAGGCCCGCAGAAAAGCTCAGAAGATCCTGCAGGTCAACCTGTCCCCAGTTATTCAGATCCAACCTCTCAACCATGTGCTGAGAGACTTCAGATACCAGAATAAGTGACTATTTCACCCACAACCACACACGTTGTTTTCTTTAGCAGATGTTAGTGTTTTACATCCATTAGCCTCTACCTGACTGAGCCCCAGTGTTCATAGCAGACGTCTTACCTGAGTTTTTGTGATCTCTGCTGAGTGTTGGAGGGAGAATCTGTGGAGGTTCTGGTTCCTGACAGAGGCGCTCGGGACTGAAAGGCATTTGAAGTTAGGCGATGCTTTTCCCAGCAGGCTGGGAGATGATTATCCACCAAATGCTGGTACATTTTCACTGTCGACATTAGTTTACGATACTCAGTACTTAAACCAACCATCATTCTGCTTTGGGTTGACTGGCTGCTAGCCGATGTTGCTGATTTAATTTTGGGACGCAGCATCCACTGTGACTGTTATGTCAAAGGTGAATTTTCTGCCCTTCAATAAGGCACTGGGTGTGACTCACAGTTGTTCTAAGAGTATTTATAAGTCATTTGAAGTATAGCGCCAATTTTGTTTAAGTGTTGTTTCTTTTGCTGCCCAGATGAACTGGCGGAAGAGGGGGGCAGGTTTCCAAAGTCCTCTGTCGAGCAGACGTGTTGGTTGGTTTcaccaaaacaaaactaaacaaaaggagggataaagaaatgttttcagtttgtcttcctttttatttgttgcaTCTTCACTGGAAGTCAGGAAGTCTCCTaagttttctcacattttctcATCATTAAAAATGATCTCAGAATCCTGTTTTTACAAATTTATACCTGCCATTTCAGAATTTATTCTCTGAATTGTGACTTTTTCCCTCAGAATTCTTCCATTCCATGCCATGGCTCTGGTCCAGTTCCATaagtttaagatgttttacaCAAGATACAAAAAGACCAAGATGTGAGCTCAGGTTTGGAGACAGCCATCAGCTTCTAGTCGGATGCTGTTCAGGATTCATTTGTGTAGTACATTTCTGTACTACACAGGCAGCCAACTGTCAAGTGGCTGGCATACAATGTAAGACATTTGTTTGGCTGATTTTGAAAACGTTGATGACGTTTCCCAACTTGAGCTCCAGGCCTGTTTgttcaattaaacaaaaaaatgcagcattAGCAGGTTTCATCAGAACTCACCAGTGCTCTGTTCTCTTCAGTAGATGGcgagatttttatttttttttgtttctggaATTTCTCAGCTGTGATCAAACTGTTCCTcaccttaaaataaaaatgaaaatgcactTTGGGAGTGTGACGGTGCTTCATTGTCGCATTGTAATATTCTTATTTCCTGTGACATGTGGAAAATATTTGAAACTCTCTCTAAAATTTGGTTTGACTTTCTTTGAACCCACACTGGTTTCGCTGCAGGTGCAAAGTTTGCAACGTTGGTGCTGATTGAAAAGACAGGCACAAGAATGTTGTTCTAGTTCAGATTTGGTTTTGCGTTAAGGGGCTTTTACTCCCTGTGAGATACTGTTTGAGGGACTCTTAGCACTGCTGCCACTGCAGGTTGGGATGAGCATGCCGAACCGCCTTGTGTGCTTTCCAAAGGGTTTCTTCTGTGAGGAACCACCTGAATCCATTTTCATGTTATCTGTGAGAAACCCCCGTGTAAAACCCCCTGAAAaatttgtttgaaaaaagaCACGTTACACATTATTGAGCCGTACCTCCAAAACAGGGAACTGAAAATCTTAACTCACAGTTCACTTACTAGCGGAGTTTAACAGTCTTAAAAAAGCATTCAAGGAAACATATTATGCAAGTTTCCAGGATCATGATtctattttgggttactacgaGAATAGATTTACATGCtctaatttgaaataaaaatgcatcaCGTTGTTTTTGTCACGCTGTCCTTGTTGTAgctactgtctctttaaggcccccctcccaACAAGCCCAGTCTGTttttgattggtcagctcacacaggccTGAGCCACCACTGCTCACATGGTTTCCAGTCAGTGCCGATAGTGTTTTTAGCTTCACCACCGCTTCTAAATTATCCTCGGTGTAGGTGAGCTACCGGCTGGGTCCTAATCCAAGATACACACGGTTGCCAAGCAAATTATTTCCTGTAGTTTGACCATTTCTTTTTCACACgtacttacatttacattcacagtttttctgtctctgtgaggACTGTCGCTCAGTGGCAGTAGCCACATTAGCCAAGCAACATGCTAACACCTGATTCAACAGTTTGAGCTACAAAGTAAACAGTCAAGCAACATAGAATAGGGCAAAACTTTATCAACCTCATTGATAATTCAGTCCACAACGTTGGTAAAATTCACACATCCTTGAGCTTGGGAAGCTAGCGGAGCAGTCCGCAAGTAAGACACACCCTTCAATCATTTAACAATTGCTGAGATTATTTATATCAAAATTAAAGTTGATCCACCGGGGTTTGACATCCTCCTGTTGGAGTGGATGAAGATTTTGTGTTGACTCTTGCAGCCAACAACGTAGCAGCTCCCGTTACTAGCACGTAGCTTTGTTCTGGCCCTcgtcattttaaaaataaactgtggTTTCaagtttacaaatgttgaagcgCAGTGGTCACTCGTTAAAAATGTGCTGGTCAACAACAGAGCAGATGTGCTTAACGCTCACTTTCAACATAACGCGAGTGCTTGTGGTCCATTGCTTACAATTAAAACAATGGCGGACTGTTGCAATGATTTGGGGGCAGTATTAATCAAACAAGCCTCCACCTTGCACAGGAAGGAGGTCAAAATATGAATGACTTGCCAAACCctctgttttctgacataggcAACCCACAAAACTAAACAACAGTTTTAGGGTTGGTAAGCTCTCCAGATGTAtgtgcataatatgtctcctttttAAATGTGGATGAATGCTCTGTAAAAAGCCAGTGAGCAGACTTTCGTTTAAGATTTTTCAGTGAAACTacaatttaatttgaaaaaaaacaaacaagtattGACATAATGAACCATACGTTAAGGTCTAGGTAATGAAACCACCATTAGGTCAGTAGACGCCATGAAAAAGACGCaacgacaaaaaaaataaaaaatactacTGTATTTCCAAACAtctgtttcatgtttaaatGCTGTTGGAATCTGTTACAGGCCACTTGGTAGAAATAACTAATCAGATTTAAAGTGGAAATATGTGCTTTCTGACTTTAGATCATTTACTATGATTAGCAGTCTGTTCCTCTCTTTAAACTGAGGCCACAGTCATGTTTGTTGGTCGTCCCCGCAGATTTCCACGTCTCTGttctggtgattttttttttttttttacgttctGGAAGAGTCTCTCTCGGTTTCCTCGCGCCTCTCTCCGATGTGTCTCCAACAACAGTTGCCCCTTTTTCTAGATCTTCTTTCTGTTAGTCTCGTTTGTGCAACACTTGTATTATAATGTATTTCCTACATGATCTTTGAAAAGTTTTTTGTTCAATAAAACTGATACGAAAAGAAtcggttgttgttgttttttgtccccAACAACATTTGTTAAGACTCTCTTTAGCACGTAAAGATATTTGATGCTGAGAAAGTGACGTTCCGTTATCGTGTGATCAGCCTGTTTGTGTCTCAGCTACTCACCAGGCTGAGAGTCGGTGTCGCTGGGCTGTTTGTTGAGCATCTGGGAATtgaacctttttctttttccatcagcGTTGATAGAGCTGAAACCACTGAGGGATTAGCCAGTCGACGGGAATTAATCAACAATGCTTATAATCAAGTCGgcgtcattttttttctctaacaAAAGCGCATTAATTATTGAATCCAACTTGTTGTTTGGAAAGGATTTGCCGCCCGTCGTATTCTCTTGTGACAGGAAACCGAGTATGTTTGAGTTTCAGGCTGCTTGTCTGACAGAATAAGGACAGTTTTGAAGACGTCACACTGTCCTTGAGAggaagaaagacattttctcctCATGGAAAGGTCCAGATTAGTCACGTTTTCTCACAAGAGGAAATCACCCTTGAAGCTGAAAAATTGGTTTCTGATCAGGGGATTTGAATCGTgtagaaaaatgtcaaactgtctTTTTTGCAAGCTTGAATTTGGAAGATATTTCTTTATCTTGATCTTGATAAAAGTTTTGAATATGAGGCTGCAGAATCAGTGACATGTTTTAAAATCAAAGCATTATAAATAAATGCTAGCTCTGTAGCTCTACTCTGTCTGACAGCAGTACAGCAACAGTTTCTCTGGGGATGGAAAATACGACCTGTTTTGTAACTAAAATCTGGCTCGAGGAGGCGTCTCACTCTGATTTACAAGGTCTTTAAAGTTGCCGTCTTATCTTGATTGTCAAAATCAGTTAAATAGAGATGTCACAGACGCTCAGTTGGTCCTGCAACAACTCACCTCTTGAGATTTCAGAGCGAGACTTACTTCAtcgagacttgtgtttctggcaACAAAAAGGATCTTATCAGTAAACAAAAaggtctctgtctctgcaggaaTCACTTCCATAATAATGATGTCAGCACTTAAAATATCAACCTCAGCCTGTGAGTGACCAAAACAAGTTATGAAATCCTCAGAGCGACTGTCGGACCTACGTGGTGGAGCGGGCCCTGGGTTCCTCCTGGTGAAGGACAATGCCATGCCCGACTTCATGCAGCCAGAGAGTGTCGGCAGTTCCTGGATGATGAAGGCGTTGATGCCACTGACTGACCGTCTTGGTCCCCTGATCTGAATCTAACTGAGCACCTATTGGACGTTACGTAGCCGTCACAGTCCTGATCCAGGTCTGGGAGAAGATTCCTCAGGAAAACCATCCGCTGACTCATCAGGAGCGTGCCCGGATGTTGTCGGGAGTGCATACCGCCACACCAAAGACAGAGTCGCTTTATGAGTTGCTCTGATGAAACAAGGATCTGCCCTCAGTGGGTCGATGATTTTGGTTTCCACTGACTGTGCTTTACTGATTCAGTGGTCATTTTCAAATGGTGTGCCAATAACTTATGGgtttgagatatatatatatgtgtatatatatatcgaGCGTCTGTGTATTTTAAATCAGGAGTGTCTTGCTGGTCATACCTTGTTGAGGGGTTTGACAGGATTGTCatgactgttgtgtttttattgctgttttGATGATGGAGCTTGTTCGCTGATGTagtgctgctgttgtttcatGTCAGCCTCTTTTAACCAATTGTCCTTCAGTAAAGCTGAACTTGAACTAGATTAatttataatcaaaatatacGTCCCATCCTTTACCCACCAGAATGACCAAGCGGTTGAATCACCACCTCACCAATGAAATATGAGATAGAGTTGATCTCCAGATGAGCCAGTGGAGAACTCATTCCCAGGGTGTTTAAAGAAATCTGATGCTGAGGCTTACCTGTGTGCCTCCAGGGAGTCGATGCTTTGTGCCGTTCTGCTGGAGCCTGAAAAATGAGAATACCCACCCATGTTTCACAGTGCTTTACTGATCAGTGTTTGCCCTCCGTATGTTGTGGTTTTTAGTGATCCAGTCACTTCTGGACTGCAGCTTTCAACTCTGTTCAGAGAGAAACTGGTTCATGCTTTCTCAAAGGTCTCGACTCAAGAAATGACTGGTCTCCATTCCTGTGAGAAAACAGACCGATTGGTTTGGGTCATGCAAAAAGTCTCGACCCTTTGGAGCCCTCCACATGAGAAGCAAATCTTTattgcctttttaaaaacattaaatgtattcaaaaacATCACAGAATGGAAGATTGACTGCAGTTACTGCTGATAAAAGTAGGGGTGGGCAAAAATATCCATACGGCAATATATCACGATACTTTGCCGCCCaatacaatatcgatttttcaactccaaatatcgatatatcgATGAATagcgactctgctgtgcggtgggtgtatttctgtagtagagagagtggctgaggtctttgcaaaatggatggcaagttaacaacgcctccgcaatttaacgttgacgtttggaagcactttggcttcaaagttaagagagatagcaagaacaacgagctggacaaagagaatattactgcccggaaatttcatgggaattaataaaatggagaggctgttttgaatgaaatagttttgactcaatttgtcctctgatcaatatcatctgatgtacatatacaggtacttgtgttttcatctttatttatattgcaATATCGCAATATCAtgatatcgtgatacgtatcgtgaccaaagtatcgtgatacgtactgatcgtgaggttcttgccaATACTCACCCCTAGATAAAAGTGGAAAAGGATTTGAGGAGACAATGTACACATTGTTCAGGTAGTTTTGGAGACGTTCATCACATCCTGTTCTAACTCCTCATTACTCAAAACTCAGCAGTAAGTGGGGAAGTTCAGAGAGGTTCAGCTTTACGCAGCCCTTCTGTATTTTGTCCCGGCCCCATTGTTTGAGTCCTGAATGTGTAGGGCTGTGCTGGTGCTGACCACTGTGACTCAGACTCGGTGGTTGCCCATAGTGCAACCCCAACAACAACTACGAGTGATGATGGGAAACTTGATTGTTGTGGTCAACAGCTCTCCATGGCAGAATGTTGACGAGCTACTGAGGTTAcagcaagaaaaacagaagataaACTACGTTCTTGAAAGCCGGTAAAGTGACAGAGTGGGAAAATAACTGGACAGACGGAGCTCAGTATGCAAGACGTGGGTGACACAAGTCCCGATGAAGCAGCTGCTTTGGCATAGTTACGTGTTCCCTGTGaaaacaggcagcagccagtAGCGTAGAATATACGTTATGCCTGACCCCGACCCCGACCCCGACCCCTAACCACTGTGTCGCCGATGCTGACTCTCCCCAGATTGGCAGCTCCCGGTGAACATGGCCAGACCAGGACTCAAACACACCACCTCTGAGAAGATTGAGGCTAGTTTGACGAAGAATACTGTACCGACACTGGAACCTGGCAACCCGGGGTTGAGTCAGCAAGGGCCTTTTACTCAGCTAACAGCAAGTaactacatttagcagcagttccATAAGCTTCATAAATTACCTTGGTACTCCAGCTGGCGTACAGTTGATATCTGGAGGAAGGTGGACGTATGTGATACAAACACTTTAAACAGCAATTTTAACTTTTGGGGACTTGAACCTCGACAGCGAGCTTTACCAGCTGTTCACACATTCAGGCTCAGACGAGGGTACAAGACAGGATGACGTTCATTTTGATGTTGAACCTTGAACGCAGTCACGGAGCAGCAACACGCTGAGAAGCTGAGAAACGTTCAACATCGTGCAAATTAGTGACGTGCGACACCACTGACTGCATTTCAGATCCAACACCAAACCCGTGTTGGCATCAGCGATaccaatacaaaacaaatactgtGAACGAAAGCTCGAAACAACAAACTCGAAACTCTTGTTGCTTGAACATCGACAGACAAACTGAAGTCTCGACAGAAATGAATCACTTTCCAACAGCCCTTAGCGTCGCCAATAgcaactctccctctctctacctCGATAATGGACTCATTTGTTGAAGTCTGTCTTCCACCACCTGTCATCCTCTCTTCTCTGGACCGCAGCTGCAAGACCTCAACTTACTCATCACTTTTTGTGATTAAATCTCAGATGTTTAGCGAGTTCTGTGGTGTTGCCACAGCACCTCACAGTcctcacacacatcacacagacaCCAACCTGCCTGAGTACGGAAAGATACCTCCACATAAGACTGTCGGCCATCATCGTCAACTCTCAGTAGCACCTTACGCATTTATAGACCTGTAGTTTGCACGTGATTATGAGGAGCAGAAGTAGCTCCGAGCACTTGGTATTATTTCAACAAGTGTTAGTATAGTTACTTTCTACTTTGTCCCTCTcgatgaaaaaacacacatttacccCAAATTACTGGCTTTAAATATCTCTTAATATGAGAATCGATCCTCAGAGCAGAAATGTTTGAGGCTGGAAGAATCCGTTTTTTTTCGTATCAATCCACATGTGACTCATGCAGATGTTTTGACGTGGGGAAGCAACAACCTGCTGACCAAGAAACACACTTTCGATTCCCTCGTGGTTCTCTTCTACGTCCGACtttgttaaaggagcagtctgtaggaTTTATTGGCATCTAGTGGTGGGGTTACTAATTGCAACACTGCCATTTTTATGCCAAAATTGATGCGTTAATGGATATTTTTCTAAACGTGGTAATCCTGCTAGAAATAGTTGACTTCGTCCACATTGCCAGAAGACGAGATtaccaacctttttttttttttgcttgtctCACAGAAGCCAGTGACGGTCTAACCTTGGTGGCTTTCTTGTATCCTTTAATCAGTCTTTCAAACCTAATGCTGACTGAACAGCTGCTGGAACAGAGATGAATGGGAAACTGTTCATTCGATTAAAGTCTGTGAGGAGTAAACATTCAAGGTCGTGAATAAATGGTGTTTTTATAAACGCTGTCACACAGTGAAGGTTTGCAAGGGACCATTTATCTGCTTGTAACCTTCCAACAGTGAAGGGAGATATAAAATCTGAGGTTTTACTGCGTTTCATTTTAACTACACTTAACTACATTTAGCAGATTGTTTGCATTAATTTAGCAACAAAGCTACTGTCATCTGCTGACCAGGAaactctgtaaatcacctcGGTACTCCAGCTGGcctctgttgttgttctcaGACGTTGCGTACAGCTTCGGTACGAGGTGTTCATTATCGAGCTGCAGGTTATCGGTTCGTTTGATAGGAAACTAactttagcaacaagtaaaaCTATCTGTCTGGAGTCGCCCGAGGGAGAGCAGCCTGAGGGCAGCAGAGGGagaaccagaaaacattttctacattAAACCTGACCCAGTTTCAACCAAATCACTGAGTAGAGTTATAAAGAGAGGTCGGGTACTATAAATCTATTTCATGTCAGGCTCCGATGTCTTGGTAGCCAGCTAGCGAACATTAGATAGTTGGTTCTGATTTGTGAATGAGAGTCtcgaaaaaataaatgacacaaCTGGCCTGTAGAACAGGAAGATTATTTCCCAATAACCTCGCTTTCACTGTGCCATCCGGTTTGTTTACCCCCCCGCAAGAAATAAGGTCGAAAGTGCACAAAAGGAAGCGTTTCTGCTgttgtgcaaccaaaacaggaagaggcatcgTTCTCCCCGGTCACCACCACGAGGTAacagtggaacaactggaataactggaaagaaaagacaaagaacaaccgctgatggaggaggtgaacaGGGAGAGTGATGGGTGAAAGGACGGGCATTCGCTTGATGGAGAGGATGGCACTGCTGTTACGTGGAGGTCTGTTTCCTCTAACAAACAGGACGGTTCTGGAGACATTCTTTCGGGTGTTTCAGTCAGCCTCGTCCTACGGCTGTTTGTTGCTCaggacagtagccaggctgctagcggtGGCCATGTTGTTAACGCTGTTTTTGCTACAACTGAGTCAACAGGGGAAAACGTAGAAGGAgggaaagttgaaaagttgactGTTTCTGGTTTTGGTTGGTACCGCGATGTAACCTTGGTGGCTTTCTTGTATCCTTTAATCAGCCTTTCAAACCTAATGCTGACTGAACGCTGCTGGAACAGAGATGAATGGGAAACTGTTCATTCGATAAAAGTCTGTGAGGAGTAAACATTCAAGGTCGTGAATAAATGGTGTTTTTATAAACGCTGTCACACAGTGAAGGTTTGCAAGGGACCATTTATCTGCATGTAACCGTCCAACAGTGAAGGGAGATATAAAATCTGAGGTTTTACTGCGTTTCATTTTAACTACACTTAACTACATTTAGCAGATTGTTTGCATTAATTTAGCAACAA
It includes:
- the ccdc71 gene encoding uncharacterized protein ccdc71 translates to MADAARGPVIGRPLAFANEERRAVHSWSRISSAGHNVLLDALKILSPMSHDLSSCEDLVNFLQDLSEEGHKPTVLRSKDVYNYRSCTTQPMTEDMLRPPNRNVRPTAKRRGKKPLTKKREVHPSWNTSEKSSPRIQGVRPPELMDHHALICSRTPGRTVEMSQVLQLRPCLKLTSIKGLSGYHTARLQIQTSWDSSSEAPSVAISQQQHPPMLSGIPLQPSQNGGGAPTKAVALFSQKSLSCPLRLDGALIGDSAPVFYANGRAFPETHTELTSNGWRSNGLHRDSRGPKELTRQRNGWKDKNSFRWKVIKVDDSRSVAEARRKAQKILQVNLSPVIQIQPLNHVLRDFRYQNK